In Oryzomonas sagensis, the following are encoded in one genomic region:
- a CDS encoding HlyD family secretion protein — protein MLFLALLACGVWLHNRLTHVEENDAKTAGEVVTIASRLDGWLVTRPVIEGDHVRKGQVLGELDTRDAKLRLATLENNLAAHDAQIREIAIQRDTTEKTTTAGIADARAQVTAAREAVAMIAPQTDLARADFARSDALVGQGAVSRENWDHAHSTKLQNEASLRQARSQLTARQATLAQTVAQRGQVAMLGQQIEVLRRERAALASQVAQVRQEIADRTLRAPCDGIVDRTFIHAGDYVQAGQWLMMLHDPNDIWVEANVKETAVGKVRVGQAVSVAVDAYPNLGLHGRVIRVGNAATNQFALLPSPNPSGNFTKITQRVPVRIAIDKPKQPLQPGLMVEVSIDVAH, from the coding sequence ACCCATGTGGAGGAGAACGACGCCAAGACGGCCGGCGAGGTCGTTACCATTGCCAGCCGGCTCGATGGCTGGCTGGTCACCCGGCCGGTGATCGAGGGGGACCATGTGCGCAAAGGACAGGTGCTGGGGGAACTGGACACGCGCGACGCCAAGCTGCGGCTGGCCACGCTGGAAAACAACCTGGCGGCCCACGACGCCCAGATCCGCGAGATCGCGATCCAGCGCGACACCACAGAGAAGACGACCACGGCGGGGATCGCCGACGCCCGGGCCCAAGTGACTGCCGCCAGGGAGGCCGTGGCGATGATCGCACCCCAGACGGACTTGGCCCGTGCCGATTTTGCCCGTTCCGATGCGCTGGTGGGCCAGGGAGCCGTTTCCCGCGAGAACTGGGACCACGCGCACAGCACCAAGCTCCAGAACGAGGCGTCATTGCGCCAGGCCCGGTCGCAACTCACCGCCCGGCAGGCGACCTTGGCGCAAACGGTCGCCCAGCGCGGCCAGGTGGCCATGCTGGGGCAGCAGATCGAGGTGCTGCGCCGCGAGCGGGCGGCCCTTGCCAGCCAGGTGGCGCAGGTGCGCCAGGAGATCGCCGACCGCACCCTGCGCGCACCCTGCGACGGCATCGTGGACAGGACCTTCATCCATGCGGGCGACTACGTGCAGGCCGGGCAGTGGCTGATGATGCTCCATGACCCGAACGACATCTGGGTGGAAGCCAACGTCAAGGAGACCGCGGTCGGCAAAGTCCGCGTCGGTCAAGCGGTAAGCGTGGCGGTGGACGCCTATCCGAACCTCGGGCTGCACGGGCGGGTGATACGCGTCGGCAACGCCGCCACCAACCAGTTCGCCCTGTTGCCCAGCCCCAACCCATCCGGCAACTTCACCAAGATCACCCAACGGGTGCCGGTCCGCATCGCCATCGACAAGCCCAAACAGCCGCTGCAACCCGGCCTCATGGTCGAGGTTTCCATCGATGTCGCCCATTGA